A part of Candidatus Deferrimicrobium borealis genomic DNA contains:
- a CDS encoding P-II family nitrogen regulator, translating into MRKIEAIIKPFKMDEVKKALNEAGVTGMTVTEVKGFGRQKGHSEIYRGAEYVVDFIPKVKIEAAVPAEMVPAVVERILTAARTGKIGDGKIFVFDLEEVVRIRTGERGKEAL; encoded by the coding sequence ATGAGAAAGATCGAAGCGATCATCAAGCCGTTCAAGATGGACGAGGTGAAGAAGGCGCTCAACGAGGCGGGCGTCACCGGGATGACCGTCACCGAGGTGAAGGGGTTCGGGCGCCAGAAGGGGCACAGCGAGATCTACCGCGGGGCGGAGTACGTGGTCGACTTCATCCCGAAGGTCAAGATCGAGGCGGCCGTCCCGGCCGAGATGGTGCCCGCGGTGGTCGAACGGATCCTGACCGCCGCGCGGACCGGAAAGATCGGCGACGGGAAGATCTTCGTCTTCGACCTCGAGGAGGTGGTCCGCATCCGGACCGGAGAACGGGGGAAGGAAGCCTTGTAG
- a CDS encoding ammonium transporter, which yields MNTGDTAWLLVSAALVMFMTPGLALFYGGMVRRKNVLGTVVQSFIVLGVISVEWILVGYSMAFGPDVGGIIGNLSWAGLSGVGLAPFKEYAATVPHQAFMIYQMMFAVITPALITGAFAERFRFSTYLVFTLLWALLVYNPVAHWVWGIGGWIRNLGALDFAGGTVVHITSGVSALAAALVVGKRKGFGTDNMSPHNLPMTVLGAAILWFGWFGFNAGSALAAGELSTSAFVATHIAAATATLSWTFVEWIHRGKPTVLGAASGCVAGLVAITPASGFVTPLAALVIGVTAGAVCYSAIMLKGRLGYDDSLDVVGVHCVGGTLGALATGLFATVAVNSAGANGLFYGNPKLFAIQALAAGVSLVYSFVVSLILLKVLDKTMGLRLEEEEERMGLDLSEHGEAGYNW from the coding sequence ATCAACACCGGCGACACCGCGTGGCTCCTCGTTTCAGCGGCCCTCGTCATGTTCATGACGCCGGGACTCGCCCTTTTCTACGGCGGAATGGTCCGGCGGAAGAACGTCCTGGGCACGGTCGTCCAATCGTTCATCGTCCTCGGGGTGATCAGCGTCGAGTGGATCCTCGTGGGGTACAGCATGGCGTTCGGGCCCGACGTGGGCGGAATCATCGGGAACCTCTCGTGGGCCGGGCTCTCCGGCGTGGGGCTTGCGCCGTTCAAGGAGTACGCGGCCACCGTCCCCCACCAGGCCTTCATGATCTACCAGATGATGTTCGCCGTCATCACGCCGGCGCTCATCACCGGAGCGTTCGCGGAACGGTTCCGGTTCTCCACCTATCTCGTCTTCACGCTCCTGTGGGCCCTTCTCGTGTACAACCCCGTGGCCCATTGGGTCTGGGGGATCGGCGGGTGGATCCGGAACCTCGGCGCCCTCGACTTCGCGGGGGGCACGGTCGTCCACATCACCTCGGGCGTGAGCGCCCTGGCGGCCGCTCTCGTCGTCGGAAAGCGAAAGGGATTCGGGACGGACAACATGTCCCCCCACAACCTGCCGATGACCGTCCTGGGGGCGGCCATCCTCTGGTTCGGCTGGTTCGGCTTCAACGCGGGCAGCGCGCTCGCAGCGGGCGAGCTGTCGACCTCGGCCTTCGTGGCGACCCACATCGCCGCCGCCACCGCGACCCTCTCGTGGACCTTCGTGGAGTGGATCCACCGGGGGAAGCCGACGGTCCTCGGAGCGGCGTCGGGGTGCGTCGCGGGGCTGGTCGCCATCACTCCCGCGTCGGGCTTCGTGACGCCCCTGGCGGCCCTGGTGATCGGGGTCACGGCGGGGGCGGTCTGTTACAGCGCCATCATGCTCAAGGGGCGGCTCGGATACGACGACTCGCTCGACGTCGTCGGCGTCCATTGCGTCGGCGGGACCCTGGGAGCCCTGGCCACGGGGCTCTTCGCGACGGTCGCGGTGAACTCGGCCGGCGCGAACGGTCTCTTCTACGGCAACCCGAAGCTCTTCGCGATCCAGGCGCTCGCCGCCGGCGTTTCCCTCGTCTACTCCTTCGTCGTGAGCCTGATCCTCCTGAAGGTCCTCGACAAGACGATGGGACTGAGGCTCGAGGAAGAGGAAGAGCGGATGGGACTGGACCTCTCGGAGCACGGGGAGGCGGGATACAACTGGTAA
- a CDS encoding LUD domain-containing protein: MNERESLFRRLSAACGGHHGAAAGEPLPGEAPMAPEGDRVALFAKTFTAADGLLLRGPVESALSDLGEMLRAEGVTALFFPEDDAAAREIAEALVPFGPFNLTTGAEVRGGSAAVTAGFRTAEAAIAETGTIVETSGSGKTLLPGLIADVHVSIVPAASVVARMEEALSAFAADPPRNISFLSGPSRTGDIEQTLTIGAHGPRKIIALLV; encoded by the coding sequence GTGAACGAACGGGAGTCGCTGTTCCGCCGCCTCTCCGCCGCGTGCGGGGGTCATCACGGCGCCGCGGCCGGGGAACCGCTTCCCGGGGAAGCGCCCATGGCGCCGGAAGGCGACCGCGTCGCGCTGTTCGCGAAAACGTTCACCGCCGCCGACGGGCTCCTGCTCCGCGGGCCGGTGGAGTCGGCGTTGTCCGACCTGGGGGAAATGCTGCGGGCGGAGGGGGTGACCGCCCTCTTCTTCCCGGAAGACGATGCGGCGGCGCGGGAGATCGCGGAGGCGCTGGTCCCGTTCGGGCCGTTCAACCTCACGACGGGGGCGGAGGTTCGCGGGGGGAGCGCGGCGGTCACCGCCGGTTTTCGCACGGCGGAGGCCGCGATCGCCGAGACGGGGACGATCGTCGAGACCAGCGGGAGCGGGAAAACGCTCCTCCCGGGCCTGATCGCGGACGTCCACGTGTCGATCGTGCCCGCCGCCTCGGTGGTCGCGCGGATGGAGGAGGCGCTGTCGGCCTTCGCCGCCGACCCGCCCCGGAACATCTCGTTCCTCTCCGGCCCGAGCAGGACCGGCGACATCGAGCAGACCCTCACCATCGGCGCCCACGGGCCAAGGAAGATCATCGCGCTGCTGGTGTAA
- a CDS encoding LutB/LldF family L-lactate oxidation iron-sulfur protein: MELNANAFGRNARKALLDKTLQAALGRTTERFLAHRDAAVAAFPEFERTRERASRIKLDVLDHLDTYLLRFIEEAEKRGAIVHVARDAAQAREIAARIARDEGVTLAVKSKSMASEEISFNEALQGAGVTVVESDLGEFIIQLAGEAPSHIIAPAVHKSRQEISSLFERHLGGPRTDSIPELVGMARRHLRAKFLSAGMGVSGGNFLVADTGSVVLVTNEGNGRLGTVLPRVHLAVVGIEKVIPRMSDLPTFLRLLPRSATGQAISSYVSIVTGTRRAGDPEGPERMHILLLDCGRSAILEGKYREILKCVRCAACLNVCPVYQSVGGHAYGWVYSGPIGAVLTPLLVGLAEAVALPDASTLCGACADVCPVKIPLPDFLLELRSDVREQGLKTPGEIAAMKGYAGVMRRAGLLEAIERIAGVLGQFFTKGKGIGGLPYPFSGWTERRDFPAPAALPFRKQWKIRRGVTR, from the coding sequence ATGGAGCTCAACGCGAACGCGTTCGGGCGGAACGCCAGGAAGGCGCTCCTCGACAAGACGCTGCAGGCTGCGCTCGGCCGGACCACGGAGCGGTTCCTCGCCCACCGTGACGCGGCGGTCGCCGCCTTTCCGGAGTTCGAGAGGACCCGCGAGCGCGCGTCGCGGATCAAGCTGGACGTCCTGGACCATCTGGACACGTACCTTTTGCGCTTCATCGAGGAGGCGGAAAAACGGGGCGCGATCGTCCATGTGGCCCGGGACGCGGCCCAGGCGCGGGAGATCGCGGCGCGGATCGCGCGGGACGAGGGGGTCACCCTCGCCGTCAAGTCGAAGTCGATGGCGTCCGAGGAGATCTCGTTCAACGAGGCCCTGCAGGGAGCGGGCGTCACGGTCGTCGAGTCCGACCTCGGGGAGTTCATCATCCAGCTCGCGGGGGAGGCGCCCTCCCACATCATCGCCCCCGCGGTCCACAAGTCACGGCAGGAGATCTCCAGCCTCTTCGAGCGCCACCTCGGGGGGCCGCGGACCGACAGCATCCCCGAGCTGGTCGGGATGGCCCGCAGGCACCTGCGGGCGAAATTCCTCTCCGCGGGCATGGGCGTCTCCGGCGGGAACTTCCTGGTGGCCGACACCGGCTCCGTGGTGCTGGTCACCAACGAGGGAAACGGGCGGCTGGGGACGGTCCTGCCGCGCGTCCACCTCGCCGTCGTCGGGATCGAGAAGGTCATTCCGCGCATGTCGGACCTGCCGACCTTCCTGCGCCTGCTGCCGCGCAGCGCCACCGGCCAGGCGATCTCGTCGTACGTGTCGATCGTGACGGGAACGAGGCGCGCGGGCGACCCCGAGGGGCCGGAGCGGATGCACATCCTCCTGCTCGATTGCGGCCGCAGCGCGATCCTCGAGGGGAAGTACCGGGAGATCCTCAAATGCGTCCGCTGCGCCGCGTGCCTGAACGTCTGCCCCGTCTACCAGAGCGTGGGGGGACACGCCTACGGGTGGGTCTACTCGGGGCCGATCGGCGCGGTCCTGACCCCGCTGCTGGTCGGTCTGGCCGAGGCCGTCGCGCTGCCCGACGCGAGCACCCTGTGCGGCGCGTGCGCGGACGTGTGCCCGGTGAAGATCCCCCTGCCGGACTTCCTGCTCGAACTGCGGTCCGACGTGCGGGAACAGGGCTTGAAGACCCCCGGCGAGATCGCCGCGATGAAAGGGTACGCGGGGGTGATGCGGCGCGCCGGGTTGCTCGAAGCGATCGAGCGGATCGCCGGGGTGCTGGGGCAGTTCTTCACGAAGGGGAAGGGGATCGGCGGGCTGCCGTACCCCTTCTCGGGCTGGACGGAGCGCCGCGACTTCCCCGCGCCGGCCGCGCTGCCGTTCCGCAAGCAGTGGAAGATCCGACGGGGGGTGACGCGGTGA
- a CDS encoding (Fe-S)-binding protein translates to MTYTTGMDPKGPIPVSLFFTCLADAFSPGVCSATVEVLERFGATVRVPLSQTCCGQPAFNSGNRKEARAMARKFLLSFPDDGPIVTPSGSCAAMVKHGYPVLFRDEPPTLARARAVGERIYELSQYLVDVLGVTDPKSDFSGTVTYHDSCHLRRGLGVVSAPRKLLRAVPGVEFIEMEESDRCCGFGGVFSLKNPQISCKMTERKVERILATGASYVTSGDLGCLLNIGGLISRIGYPVKAIHLAEILAGKTAGKGGAG, encoded by the coding sequence ATGACGTATACTACGGGGATGGATCCGAAGGGGCCCATCCCCGTTTCCCTTTTCTTCACCTGCCTCGCCGACGCCTTCTCCCCCGGGGTCTGCAGCGCGACCGTGGAGGTGCTGGAGCGGTTCGGGGCGACCGTGCGCGTCCCCCTCTCCCAGACCTGCTGCGGCCAGCCCGCCTTCAACTCCGGGAACCGGAAGGAGGCCCGGGCGATGGCGCGGAAGTTCCTCCTCTCCTTCCCCGACGACGGCCCCATCGTCACCCCGTCGGGGTCGTGCGCGGCGATGGTGAAGCACGGCTACCCCGTCCTGTTTCGGGACGAGCCCCCCACGCTTGCCCGCGCCAGGGCGGTCGGCGAGCGCATCTACGAACTCTCCCAGTACCTGGTCGACGTGCTCGGCGTGACCGACCCGAAATCGGATTTTTCGGGGACGGTGACGTACCACGATTCGTGTCACCTGCGCCGGGGGCTGGGGGTCGTCTCGGCCCCGCGGAAGCTGCTGCGCGCCGTCCCGGGGGTCGAGTTCATCGAGATGGAGGAGAGCGACCGGTGCTGCGGCTTCGGGGGCGTCTTCTCCCTCAAGAACCCGCAGATCTCCTGCAAGATGACGGAGCGCAAGGTCGAGCGGATCCTCGCGACCGGCGCGTCGTACGTCACCTCCGGGGACCTCGGGTGCCTTCTGAACATCGGCGGGTTGATCTCGAGGATCGGATACCCGGTGAAGGCGATCCACCTCGCCGAAATCCTCGCGGGGAAAACCGCCGGGAAAGGGGGCGCCGGCTGA